One part of the Uloborus diversus isolate 005 unplaced genomic scaffold, Udiv.v.3.1 scaffold_512, whole genome shotgun sequence genome encodes these proteins:
- the LOC129233546 gene encoding adenylate cyclase type 2-like has protein sequence MFASIPNYKEFYDETDINKQGLECLRLLNEIICDFDKLLLKPKFSRIEKIKTIGSTYMAAAGLQPGREENGDLSRQGHNVVALTEFAIALMALLDQINRESFQRFRLRVGINHGPVIAGVVGAQKPQYDIWGNTVNVASRMDSCGVMGKIQVTEDTAKTLMEHNYECECRGTIYVKGKGNLTTYFVKTQFDRHGDC, from the exons ATGTTCGCTTCCATACCAAACTACAAGGAGTTCTATGATGAAACAGATATTAACAAGCAAGGACTAGAGTGTCTAAGGCttcttaatgaaattatttgtgATTTCGATAAG TTGTTGCTGAAGCCGAAGTTCAGCAgaatagaaaaaatcaaaaccatAGGAAGTACGTACATGGCAGCTGCGGGACTACAGCCGGGAAGAGAAGAGAACGGA GACCTGTCTCGGCAAGGGCATAACGTTGTTGCGCTAACAGAATTTGCTATTGCACTCATGGCATTGTTAGATCAAATCAACAGGGAATCATTTCAAAGATTTAGGCTTAGAGTTG gtATTAACCACGGTCCAGTAATTGCTGGTGTCGTAGGGGCACAAAAACCGCAGTACGATATCTGGGGTAACACAGTCAATGTCGCCAGCCGGATGGATAGTTGTGGGGTCATGGGGAAAATACAG GTCACTGAAGACACAGCAAAAACACTCATGGAGCATAATTACGAGTGTGAATGTCGAGGGACAATCTACGTCAAGGGCAAGGGCAACTTGACGACCTATTTTGTGAAAACTCAGTTCGACCGACATGGAGATTGCTGA